From Bacillus pumilus, one genomic window encodes:
- the spxO gene encoding anti-adapter protein SpxO: MREIDDMMRRLRTKGIQVEKVKMPKETTIEKKWMYQAGKKIKATYRDFNGYSFI; this comes from the coding sequence ATGAGAGAAATCGATGATATGATGAGACGCTTGCGAACAAAAGGAATACAAGTAGAAAAAGTCAAAATGCCGAAAGAGACAACCATTGAAAAGAAATGGATGTATCAAGCTGGCAAGAAAATCAAAGCCACATACCGTGATTTCAATGGGTATTCATTCATCTAA
- a CDS encoding TetR/AcrR family transcriptional regulator — protein sequence MKKKEKMIIEAGMKLFASKGYNTTSVQEIADECHMSKGAFYLYFKSKEALLISILHYYYDKVFTRIHEVQTEGGTPKEAYRKQLTVYYDNILQQKDFIKMQLSDRALPMNEETQQLAKQIRLATIQLHIDNIKQVYGDAAIPYMADLCLTIEGMSHVYFELAILYDFQLEAEELAATMIHRIDDLMGGMMERNDFPLISVDQASDWFGPIYERSFDPLTESLLKELREQAEAHYEVKDEPDLFEALGILENELNKQKPRQVIVKGMLYQLKLYAPLQTNSESLMRILKEDHL from the coding sequence TTGAAAAAGAAAGAAAAAATGATCATTGAGGCCGGCATGAAATTGTTTGCCAGCAAAGGCTACAATACAACGTCTGTTCAGGAAATTGCGGATGAATGCCACATGTCAAAGGGTGCTTTTTATCTTTATTTCAAATCAAAGGAAGCACTGCTCATTTCAATCTTGCACTACTATTATGATAAGGTATTTACCCGGATTCACGAGGTTCAAACAGAGGGCGGCACACCAAAGGAAGCCTACCGCAAACAGCTCACTGTCTACTACGATAATATTTTGCAGCAAAAGGATTTTATTAAAATGCAGCTGAGCGATCGAGCACTGCCAATGAATGAAGAAACGCAGCAGCTCGCAAAACAAATCAGACTTGCCACCATTCAGCTTCACATTGATAACATTAAGCAGGTATATGGAGATGCAGCGATTCCTTATATGGCTGATCTTTGTTTGACGATTGAGGGCATGAGCCACGTTTATTTCGAGCTTGCGATTTTATATGATTTTCAGCTGGAGGCTGAGGAGCTAGCTGCAACGATGATTCACCGTATCGATGATTTGATGGGCGGTATGATGGAGCGAAATGATTTTCCGCTCATCTCTGTAGATCAAGCGAGCGATTGGTTTGGTCCTATTTACGAACGGTCATTCGACCCGCTGACAGAATCTCTTTTAAAAGAATTAAGAGAGCAGGCTGAAGCACACTATGAAGTGAAAGATGAGCCAGATTTATTTGAAGCGCTTGGCATTTTAGAAAATGAATTAAACAAACAAAAACCAAGACAAGTCATCGTAAAAGGCATGCTGTATCAATTAAAATTATACGCACCGCTCCAAACCAACTCTGAATCACTTATGCGTATTTTGAAAGAGGATCATTTGTAG